One region of Mesobacillus boroniphilus genomic DNA includes:
- the panD gene encoding aspartate 1-decarboxylase, which produces MFRTMMNAKIHRARVTEANLNYVGSITIDSDILDAVGMVANEKVQIVNNNNGARFETYIIPGERGSGVVCLNGAAARLVHEGDVVIIISYALVPEEKIPSHQPKVALMDENNRIVEMLHAEPEKTVFL; this is translated from the coding sequence ATGTTCCGCACCATGATGAATGCTAAAATACATCGAGCAAGAGTAACCGAAGCAAATCTGAACTATGTCGGCAGCATAACAATCGACAGCGATATTCTGGACGCAGTTGGTATGGTTGCTAATGAAAAAGTTCAAATTGTCAATAATAATAATGGCGCTCGCTTTGAAACATATATTATTCCGGGAGAAAGAGGGAGCGGAGTAGTGTGCCTTAATGGTGCAGCAGCTCGTCTAGTCCATGAGGGTGACGTGGTGATCATCATTTCCTATGCGCTTGTTCCTGAAGAAAAGATTCCGTCTCACCAGCCAAAAGTTGCATTGATGGATGAGAATAACCGTATAGTAGAAATGCTTCATGCTGAACCTGAGAAAACAGTATTTTTATAA